The proteins below come from a single Dermatophilaceae bacterium Soc4.6 genomic window:
- a CDS encoding carbohydrate ABC transporter permease: MTTATSAPVDAARERPTRVVAKAARPRRVGRVLLYTFLTVMALIWLFPVVFAVISSFRSYAYTAQNGYISFGGFTFSNYVNAWQQANFGHTLINSLIITVPAVVLTLFLSSCIAFVVARFTFKFNLALLGLFTAANLLPPQALLIPVFRMFKAITVPLWFSDSGTLLNSYWGLIAVNVAFQTGFCAFVLSNYMKALPRELYESAVIDGAGVLRQFFQLTLPLCRPPLAALATLEVTWIYNEFFWATVLLSQGDKYPITSSLNNLRGQFFTDNNLVAAGSVVVALPTLIVFFVLQKQFVSGLTLGATKG; this comes from the coding sequence ATGACCACCGCCACCAGCGCCCCCGTGGACGCCGCCAGGGAGCGGCCCACCCGGGTCGTCGCCAAGGCCGCCCGACCCCGTCGCGTCGGGAGGGTCCTGCTCTACACCTTCCTCACGGTGATGGCCCTGATCTGGCTCTTCCCCGTGGTCTTCGCCGTCATCAGCTCGTTCCGCAGCTACGCCTACACGGCGCAGAACGGCTACATCTCCTTCGGCGGCTTCACCTTCTCCAACTACGTCAACGCGTGGCAGCAGGCCAACTTCGGCCACACCCTGATCAACTCGCTCATCATCACCGTCCCTGCTGTGGTCCTCACGCTCTTCCTGTCCTCCTGCATCGCCTTCGTCGTCGCACGCTTCACCTTCAAGTTCAACCTCGCGCTGCTCGGGCTCTTCACCGCCGCCAACCTGCTGCCCCCGCAGGCCCTGCTCATCCCGGTCTTCCGGATGTTCAAGGCGATCACCGTCCCTCTGTGGTTCAGCGACTCGGGCACCCTGCTCAACAGCTACTGGGGTCTGATCGCGGTCAACGTCGCCTTTCAGACCGGCTTCTGCGCCTTCGTGCTCAGCAACTACATGAAGGCGCTGCCCCGTGAGCTCTACGAGTCCGCCGTCATCGACGGGGCCGGGGTGCTGCGCCAGTTCTTCCAGCTCACCCTGCCGCTGTGCCGCCCGCCGCTCGCGGCCCTGGCGACCCTCGAGGTCACCTGGATCTACAACGAGTTCTTCTGGGCCACGGTGCTCCTCTCGCAGGGCGACAAGTACCCCATCACCAGCTCGCTCAACAACCTGCGCGGTCAGTTCTTCACCGACAACAACCTCGTGGCCGCCGGCTCGGTGGTCGTCGCCCTCCCGACGCTCATCGTCTTCTTCGTCCTGCAGAAGCAGTTCGTCTCCGGCCTCACCCTCGGCGCCACCAAGGGCTGA
- a CDS encoding ABC transporter substrate-binding protein — MSRPSTEAEYLARLVPASTAALSRRNLLRGAVGATSMLAIPSLLAACGGSSSTTSPGATANTSGATGTVTLGSNQSDAVPKAAVQSVMDAFGKANSGLSVKINTIDHNSFQENINNYLQGTPDDVFSWFSGYRMRFFASQGLAGDISDVWAAKTDMTDALKIASTGDDGKQYFMPSTYYPWGVFYRKSVFSSKGYTVPKTMDELVTLSKQMQKDGLSPIAFGDKDGWPAMGTFDQINMRVNGFDYHVSLMAGKEDWSGDKVKKVFDTWRGLLPYHQSDSLGRTWQEAAQSLQQKKSGMYVLGAFVAQQFTKGAEQDDLDFFTFPEIDSNIGADAIEAPIDGYMLSASPKNEAGAKKLLGYLGGADAQNLAVKADPSVIATSGAADTGAYTALQKKSAEFVKSAKNIAQFMDRDTRPDFASTVMIPAIQSFIKAPTEIDSLVAGIQKQKLSIFSS, encoded by the coding sequence ATGAGCCGTCCGTCCACCGAGGCCGAGTACCTCGCCCGCCTCGTACCCGCCTCCACCGCGGCCCTCTCGCGCCGCAACCTCCTGCGGGGTGCGGTCGGAGCGACCTCGATGCTCGCCATCCCGTCGCTGCTCGCGGCCTGTGGTGGCAGCAGCAGCACCACCAGCCCCGGGGCCACGGCCAACACCTCCGGCGCCACCGGCACGGTGACCCTCGGCTCCAACCAGTCGGACGCCGTGCCCAAGGCCGCCGTCCAGTCGGTGATGGACGCGTTCGGCAAGGCCAACAGCGGCCTGTCGGTCAAGATCAACACGATCGACCACAACTCCTTCCAGGAGAACATCAACAACTACCTCCAGGGCACTCCGGACGACGTGTTCTCGTGGTTCTCCGGCTACCGCATGCGCTTCTTCGCCTCGCAGGGCCTCGCCGGCGACATCAGCGACGTCTGGGCGGCCAAGACCGACATGACCGACGCGCTCAAGATCGCCTCGACGGGCGACGACGGCAAGCAGTACTTCATGCCGTCGACCTACTACCCCTGGGGCGTCTTCTACCGCAAGAGCGTCTTCTCCTCCAAGGGCTACACCGTCCCGAAGACGATGGACGAGCTGGTCACCCTCAGCAAGCAGATGCAGAAGGACGGCCTGTCGCCGATCGCCTTCGGTGACAAGGACGGCTGGCCCGCGATGGGCACGTTCGACCAGATCAACATGCGGGTCAACGGGTTCGACTACCACGTCAGCCTGATGGCCGGCAAGGAGGACTGGAGCGGTGACAAGGTCAAGAAGGTGTTCGACACCTGGCGTGGCCTGCTGCCCTACCACCAGAGCGACTCCCTCGGGCGCACCTGGCAGGAGGCGGCCCAGAGCCTGCAGCAGAAGAAGTCGGGGATGTACGTCCTCGGCGCCTTCGTCGCCCAGCAGTTCACCAAGGGCGCCGAGCAGGACGACCTCGACTTCTTCACCTTCCCCGAGATCGACTCCAACATCGGCGCCGACGCGATCGAGGCGCCGATCGACGGCTACATGCTGTCGGCCTCGCCCAAGAACGAGGCCGGCGCCAAGAAGCTGCTCGGCTACCTCGGAGGCGCCGACGCGCAGAACCTCGCCGTCAAGGCCGACCCCAGCGTCATCGCGACGAGCGGGGCCGCCGACACCGGGGCCTACACCGCCCTGCAGAAGAAGTCGGCCGAGTTCGTCAAGTCGGCCAAGAACATCGCCCAGTTCATGGACCGCGACACGCGGCCCGACTTCGCCTCGACGGTGATGATCCCGGCCATCCAGAGCTTCATCAAGGCTCCGACCGAGATCGACTCTCTCGTCGCCGGCATCCAGAAGCAGAAGCTCAGCATCTTCAGCAGCTGA
- a CDS encoding glycosyltransferase family 4 protein — protein sequence MRVAHVTDFYLPRLGGIEMHVADLTQRQQHRGHDVHVITSSPAVGECPRGSSVPVHRVTERFSRAHALHPLSVREGIAALERLSPDVVHAHLGVASPLAFFVARAAAQRGIPTVVTVHSMWAGVRPIMRTMDFLGRWSRLPILWTAVSRAAAGPVAAVLPASTTIHVLANGIDQDQWRLASPTPAPDDELVLAAVMRLARRKRPMALLAIVRDAQAELERLGDPTRLRLLVAGDGPRQGAMTTWLSRHRMTATVDLLGRVDRHTVHDDVLGRAHAFLAPADLESFGIAALEARCAGLPVLAKSGGGMGEFIRHEAEGLLCDTDADMSASIVRLVREPGLRARIARHNREATCSVAWGSLLLATEAAYDLATRQAREGRQIADADLRVPLVR from the coding sequence GTGAGGGTCGCGCACGTCACGGACTTCTACCTGCCCCGGCTCGGCGGCATCGAGATGCACGTCGCCGACCTCACCCAGCGGCAGCAGCACCGTGGTCACGACGTGCACGTCATCACGAGCTCGCCCGCCGTCGGTGAGTGCCCCCGCGGGTCGTCCGTGCCGGTGCACCGGGTCACCGAGCGCTTCAGCCGGGCGCACGCCCTGCACCCGCTCTCGGTCCGTGAGGGGATCGCCGCGCTCGAGCGCCTGAGCCCGGACGTGGTCCACGCCCACCTCGGTGTGGCCTCGCCGCTGGCCTTCTTCGTCGCGCGCGCCGCCGCCCAGCGGGGCATCCCGACGGTGGTCACGGTGCACTCGATGTGGGCGGGGGTGCGGCCCATCATGCGCACCATGGACTTCCTCGGCCGCTGGTCCCGGCTGCCCATCCTGTGGACGGCCGTCAGCCGCGCCGCGGCCGGGCCCGTCGCGGCGGTGCTGCCCGCGAGCACCACCATCCACGTGCTGGCCAACGGCATCGACCAGGACCAGTGGCGGCTGGCCTCGCCGACACCCGCACCCGACGACGAGCTGGTGCTCGCGGCCGTGATGCGACTGGCCCGGCGCAAGCGGCCGATGGCGCTGCTGGCCATCGTCCGCGACGCCCAGGCCGAGCTCGAGCGCCTCGGCGACCCCACCCGGCTGCGGCTGCTCGTGGCCGGCGACGGGCCCCGGCAGGGTGCGATGACGACCTGGCTGTCACGGCACCGGATGACGGCCACCGTCGACCTGCTCGGCCGGGTCGACCGACACACCGTGCACGACGACGTGCTGGGGCGGGCGCACGCGTTCCTCGCTCCGGCCGACCTCGAGTCCTTCGGGATCGCGGCGCTCGAGGCGCGCTGCGCCGGCCTCCCGGTCCTGGCCAAGTCGGGCGGCGGGATGGGCGAGTTCATCCGCCACGAGGCCGAGGGTCTCCTCTGCGACACCGACGCCGACATGTCGGCGTCCATCGTGCGTCTGGTGCGCGAACCCGGGCTCCGCGCGCGCATCGCGCGGCACAACCGCGAGGCGACCTGTTCCGTCGCCTGGGGGTCGCTGCTGCTCGCGACCGAGGCGGCCTACGACCTCGCCACGCGACAGGCGCGCGAGGGCCGGCAGATCGCCGACGCCGACCTGCGCGTGCCGCTGGTGCGGTGA
- a CDS encoding DMT family transporter codes for MRLLLVVLASLGAAGFFSLATALKHRSAGTMPSMERLSPSAVGAFALATLRHPLWLAGIGADVGGLGLQITALHLGALSLVQPLLVSAVLFSLVVAHRIAGTRMARREVGYAGLLVLAVAGFLAVSGALGVHEGRPYVGSTIIASIVVVVLVVVCVGMARRLRTAAAGRWSAALMGLAAGIIYACTAALIKSCAHVVATEGLLSLLTAWQLYVLVTAGAMGLFFAQMAFQAGPLAASLPATASVDPLASVCLALAVFHEKLNHDPLSVTLSLLTLVMMLFTVTQLSLVRAHLQTETITTGSASAPHARRSSEAS; via the coding sequence GTGAGACTCCTCCTCGTCGTCCTCGCCTCCCTGGGCGCGGCTGGCTTCTTCTCGCTCGCGACCGCCCTGAAGCACCGCAGTGCGGGCACGATGCCCTCGATGGAGCGGCTCTCTCCCTCCGCCGTCGGCGCCTTCGCGCTGGCGACCCTGCGCCACCCGCTGTGGCTGGCCGGCATCGGCGCCGACGTCGGCGGGCTGGGCCTGCAGATCACCGCCCTCCACCTCGGTGCCCTGTCACTGGTGCAGCCGCTGCTGGTCAGCGCCGTGCTCTTCTCGCTCGTGGTGGCCCACCGCATCGCCGGCACGCGCATGGCCCGGCGCGAGGTGGGCTACGCCGGGCTGCTCGTGCTCGCGGTCGCGGGGTTCCTCGCGGTCTCCGGAGCCCTCGGGGTGCACGAGGGGCGGCCCTACGTGGGCTCGACGATCATCGCCAGCATCGTCGTCGTCGTGCTCGTGGTGGTCTGCGTCGGGATGGCGCGTCGACTGCGCACGGCGGCGGCAGGCCGGTGGAGCGCCGCCCTGATGGGCCTCGCGGCCGGCATCATCTACGCCTGCACGGCAGCCCTGATCAAGTCGTGCGCCCACGTCGTCGCCACCGAGGGCCTGCTCTCGCTGCTGACCGCCTGGCAGCTCTACGTGCTCGTCACCGCCGGTGCGATGGGCCTCTTCTTCGCCCAGATGGCCTTCCAGGCGGGGCCGCTGGCCGCGAGCCTGCCCGCGACGGCGAGCGTCGACCCCCTCGCCAGCGTCTGCCTCGCCCTCGCGGTCTTCCACGAGAAGCTCAACCACGACCCGCTGTCGGTCACCCTCAGCCTGCTGACGCTCGTCATGATGCTCTTCACCGTCACGCAGCTCAGTCTCGTGCGGGCCCACCTCCAGACGGAGACGATCACCACCGGCTCGGCCTCCGCCCCCCACGCGCGCCGGTCGTCCGAGGCGTCCTGA
- a CDS encoding SRPBCC family protein, with protein MLYRDSPTIEVTLTVPATPHDVWSLVTDIGFPVRHSTELQAVQWLGDSDGVRVGARFRGTSSHPATGEWSTECLVTEVDPPRRWVWQVCGSDDDPVATWAFEVEPARDGVLVRQWARMGPGPSGLTPAIRASPEKEARIVARRLEQWRTSMTANLEGLRQDLQRS; from the coding sequence ATGCTCTACCGCGACTCCCCGACCATCGAGGTCACCCTGACGGTGCCGGCCACGCCGCATGACGTATGGAGCCTCGTCACCGACATCGGCTTCCCGGTGCGGCACTCGACCGAGCTGCAGGCGGTGCAGTGGCTGGGCGACTCCGACGGAGTGCGCGTGGGCGCCCGGTTCAGGGGGACCAGCTCGCACCCGGCCACCGGCGAGTGGTCGACGGAGTGCCTGGTCACTGAGGTGGACCCGCCGCGGCGGTGGGTGTGGCAGGTGTGCGGGAGCGACGACGACCCAGTCGCCACCTGGGCCTTCGAGGTCGAGCCCGCGCGCGACGGGGTCCTCGTGCGCCAGTGGGCCCGGATGGGACCGGGCCCGTCGGGCCTGACCCCCGCCATCCGCGCATCTCCCGAGAAGGAGGCCCGCATCGTCGCCCGCCGGCTGGAGCAGTGGCGCACGTCGATGACCGCGAACCTCGAGGGGTTGCGGCAGGATCTGCAGCGGTCGTGA
- a CDS encoding bifunctional FO biosynthesis protein CofGH, translating into MTAAATPTSSQLRRALARARDGKALDAGEAEVLLHARGDDLVALCEPASRVRDAAMVAAGRPGVVTYSRKVFVPLTRLCRDRCHYCTFATVPHRLPAAYLSPDEVLDIARAGAAQGCKEVLFTLGDRPEERWPAAREWLDAHGYDDTLSYVRAMAIRVIEETGLLPHLNPGVMTWSDLQRLKPVAPSMGMMLETTSTALFTEPGGAHYGSPDKDPAVRLRVLEDAGRIGVPFTTGILVGIGETYADRIESILAIRRVSREYGSVQEVIVQNFRAKDDTAMRSSDDTEGEEFLATVAVARLLLGPSVTLQVPPNLSAPDEIGPLLAAGVDDWGGVSPVTPDHVNPERPWPQVDDLAAWTAAHGLELRERLTVHPRFVLGTLERDEPWIDPRLVPALRALVDPATGLADEAAVPVGQPWQEPDGGGLASSGRTELHREVDESGRTDDRRSDFGQVYGDWDAVALRVHADDQVVAPPHERVERLDADVRSALARAHDDPAGLTDEQYLALVTAEGPALEALTALADDLRRDVVGDDVTYVVNRNINFTNVCYVGCRFCAFAQRKTDADAYTLSLEQVGQRAAEAQALGATEVCLQGGISPDLGHSAYVDIVRAVKAAAPGIHVHAFSPMEIATASSKAGRSVRDWLTELREAGLDTIPGTAAEILDDDVRWVLTKGKLPTSAWLDVVRTAHELGLRSSSTMMYGHVDHPRHWVGHLRTLAALQDETGGFTEFVPLPFVHTNAPVYLAGLARPGPTLRDNRAVHALARVLLHGRIDHVQTSWVKLGVEGTQAMLTGGADDLGGTLMEETISRMAGSQHGSAKTVAELTSIAAGIGRPVRQRGTTYEVLATATVGV; encoded by the coding sequence GTGACGGCCGCTGCGACTCCCACGTCCTCCCAGCTGCGTCGGGCCCTCGCCCGCGCGCGTGACGGGAAGGCCCTCGACGCCGGTGAGGCGGAGGTGCTCCTGCACGCCCGTGGGGACGACCTCGTCGCGCTGTGCGAGCCGGCCTCCCGGGTGCGCGACGCGGCGATGGTCGCGGCCGGCCGGCCGGGGGTGGTCACCTACTCCCGCAAGGTCTTCGTGCCGCTGACGCGGCTCTGCCGGGACCGTTGCCACTACTGCACCTTCGCGACGGTGCCCCACCGGCTGCCGGCGGCCTACCTGAGCCCCGACGAGGTGCTCGACATCGCCCGCGCCGGCGCTGCGCAGGGGTGCAAGGAGGTGCTGTTCACCCTCGGTGACCGCCCCGAGGAGCGGTGGCCAGCGGCGCGCGAGTGGCTCGACGCGCACGGCTACGACGACACGCTGTCCTACGTGCGGGCGATGGCCATCCGGGTCATCGAGGAGACCGGGCTGCTGCCGCACCTCAACCCGGGCGTGATGACCTGGTCGGACCTGCAGCGGCTCAAGCCCGTCGCGCCGTCGATGGGCATGATGCTCGAGACGACCTCGACCGCGCTCTTCACCGAGCCCGGCGGGGCTCACTACGGCTCTCCCGACAAGGATCCCGCCGTGCGGCTGCGGGTGCTCGAGGACGCCGGTCGCATCGGCGTGCCCTTCACCACCGGCATCCTCGTCGGCATCGGCGAGACCTACGCCGACCGCATCGAGTCGATTCTCGCGATCCGCCGGGTGTCCCGCGAGTACGGCTCGGTGCAGGAGGTCATCGTGCAGAACTTCCGGGCCAAGGACGACACCGCCATGCGCTCGAGCGACGACACCGAGGGCGAGGAGTTCCTCGCGACCGTCGCGGTGGCGCGCCTGCTGCTCGGCCCGTCGGTCACCCTCCAGGTGCCGCCCAACCTCTCGGCCCCCGACGAGATCGGCCCGCTGCTGGCGGCCGGGGTCGACGACTGGGGCGGCGTCTCGCCCGTCACCCCCGACCACGTCAACCCCGAGCGCCCCTGGCCGCAGGTCGACGACCTCGCCGCGTGGACGGCCGCGCACGGGCTCGAGCTGCGCGAGCGGCTCACCGTGCACCCGCGGTTCGTGCTCGGCACCCTCGAGCGCGACGAGCCGTGGATCGACCCGCGGCTCGTGCCGGCCCTGCGCGCCCTCGTCGACCCCGCCACCGGTCTCGCCGACGAGGCCGCCGTGCCGGTCGGGCAGCCGTGGCAGGAGCCCGACGGCGGCGGTCTGGCGAGCAGCGGCCGCACCGAGCTGCACCGCGAGGTCGACGAGAGCGGCCGCACCGATGACCGCCGCAGCGACTTCGGTCAGGTCTACGGCGACTGGGACGCCGTCGCGCTGCGCGTCCACGCCGACGACCAGGTGGTGGCACCGCCGCACGAGCGCGTCGAGCGGCTGGATGCCGACGTGCGCTCGGCTCTCGCCCGGGCTCACGACGACCCGGCGGGCCTGACCGACGAGCAGTACCTCGCCCTCGTCACCGCCGAGGGCCCGGCCCTCGAGGCGCTCACCGCCCTGGCCGACGACCTGCGCCGCGACGTCGTCGGCGACGACGTGACCTACGTCGTCAACCGCAACATCAACTTCACCAACGTCTGTTACGTCGGGTGCCGCTTCTGCGCCTTCGCGCAGCGCAAGACCGACGCCGACGCCTACACGCTCTCGCTCGAGCAGGTCGGCCAGCGGGCCGCCGAGGCCCAGGCACTGGGCGCCACCGAGGTCTGTCTGCAGGGCGGCATCTCGCCCGACCTGGGCCACAGCGCCTACGTCGACATCGTGCGTGCGGTGAAGGCGGCGGCGCCCGGCATCCACGTGCATGCCTTCTCTCCCATGGAGATCGCCACCGCGTCGAGCAAGGCGGGTCGCTCGGTGCGCGACTGGCTGACCGAGCTGCGCGAGGCGGGGCTCGACACCATCCCCGGCACCGCCGCCGAGATCCTCGACGACGACGTGCGCTGGGTGCTCACCAAGGGCAAGCTGCCGACCTCGGCCTGGCTCGACGTCGTGCGCACCGCCCACGAGCTGGGCCTGCGCTCGAGCTCGACGATGATGTATGGCCACGTCGACCACCCGCGTCACTGGGTGGGTCACCTGCGCACGTTGGCCGCCCTGCAGGACGAGACCGGTGGCTTCACGGAGTTCGTGCCGCTGCCCTTCGTGCACACCAACGCGCCGGTCTACCTCGCCGGGCTGGCCCGGCCGGGCCCGACGCTGCGCGACAACCGCGCGGTGCACGCGCTGGCCCGCGTCCTGCTGCACGGGCGCATCGACCACGTGCAGACCTCGTGGGTCAAGCTCGGGGTCGAGGGCACTCAGGCCATGCTCACCGGCGGCGCCGACGACCTCGGTGGCACGCTCATGGAGGAGACGATCAGCCGGATGGCCGGGTCGCAGCACGGCTCGGCCAAGACCGTCGCCGAGCTGACCTCCATCGCGGCGGGCATCGGTCGGCCGGTACGCCAGCGCGGCACGACGTACGAGGTCCTGGCGACCGCGACGGTGGGCGTCTGA
- a CDS encoding response regulator transcription factor → MTHVLVIEDDPAIRTALIRALTDRGHAVSSASTGMSGLQTALDERPDLVLLDLGLPDVDGFSVLTMLRAVQHVPVVVVTARDDDPSIVKALDAGADDYVVKPFGMDHLEARIRAVLRRSATGGSELPLRVGDLVIDPARRVVVMRDVTVELSRREFDLLELLARREGEVVTKRDILAEVWNQPYGGGERTVDVHLSWLRRKLGETAAQPVYLHSVRGVGVRLAAPVVDAPCSTPPPPEAG, encoded by the coding sequence GTGACACACGTGCTGGTCATCGAGGACGACCCAGCGATCCGGACGGCCCTCATCCGGGCCCTCACGGACCGGGGGCACGCCGTGTCGAGCGCGTCGACGGGGATGAGCGGCCTGCAGACGGCGCTCGACGAGCGGCCGGACCTCGTGCTGCTCGACCTGGGGCTGCCCGACGTCGACGGCTTCAGCGTGCTGACGATGCTGCGGGCGGTGCAGCACGTGCCGGTCGTCGTGGTCACCGCCCGGGACGACGACCCCTCGATCGTCAAGGCCCTCGACGCGGGGGCCGACGACTACGTGGTCAAGCCCTTCGGCATGGACCACCTCGAGGCGAGGATCCGGGCCGTCCTGCGTCGCTCGGCCACGGGGGGGAGCGAGCTGCCTCTGCGGGTCGGCGACCTCGTGATCGACCCGGCGCGGCGCGTGGTCGTGATGCGCGACGTGACGGTGGAGCTGTCGCGTCGCGAGTTCGACCTGCTCGAGCTGCTGGCGCGGCGCGAGGGCGAGGTCGTCACCAAGCGCGACATCCTGGCCGAGGTGTGGAACCAGCCCTACGGCGGCGGCGAGCGCACCGTCGACGTCCACCTGTCGTGGCTGCGGCGCAAGCTGGGGGAGACCGCCGCTCAGCCGGTCTACCTCCACAGCGTGCGGGGGGTCGGGGTGCGTCTCGCGGCCCCCGTCGTCGACGCCCCGTGCAGCACCCCTCCGCCGCCGGAGGCGGGCTGA
- a CDS encoding sugar ABC transporter permease, with protein MATVTADTAHQTPKTPRKRSRYKGLNHLSGVDRIVVSLMVGVPTFLVVALVWFPAVGSVLLSFTNWNGIGSPSRAKWLGLTNYQNVVTNYPPFWPALQHNLIWLVVMFVIATPLGMLLAVLLDQELKGGRIYQTAFYLPVVLSLALIGFIWQLMYSKDQGLINAVTGSTIDWYGDQSYNLGAALVATSWRQVGYVMLLYLAGLKGVDPTLREAAKVDGASETTTFFRVIFPVMRPINVIVLVVTVIESLRAFDLVWVINKGRNGLELISTLVTQNIVGEASRIGFGSALATFMLLISSAFIVVYLRIIMREER; from the coding sequence ATGGCTACCGTCACGGCGGACACCGCCCACCAGACCCCGAAGACTCCTCGCAAGCGCTCTCGGTACAAGGGGCTCAACCACCTGAGCGGGGTCGACCGCATCGTCGTCTCGCTCATGGTGGGGGTCCCCACGTTCCTCGTGGTCGCCCTCGTGTGGTTCCCGGCCGTCGGCTCGGTGCTGCTGTCGTTCACCAACTGGAACGGCATCGGCAGCCCGAGCCGAGCCAAGTGGCTCGGCCTGACGAACTACCAGAACGTCGTGACGAACTACCCGCCCTTCTGGCCGGCGCTGCAGCACAACCTCATCTGGCTCGTCGTGATGTTCGTCATCGCGACCCCGCTGGGGATGCTGCTCGCCGTCCTGCTCGACCAGGAGCTCAAGGGTGGACGCATCTACCAGACGGCGTTCTACCTGCCGGTGGTCCTGTCGCTGGCTCTCATCGGCTTCATCTGGCAGCTGATGTACAGCAAGGACCAGGGCCTGATCAACGCCGTCACCGGCTCCACCATCGACTGGTACGGCGACCAGAGCTACAACCTGGGGGCGGCCCTCGTCGCCACCAGCTGGCGGCAGGTCGGCTACGTCATGCTGCTCTACTTGGCGGGCCTCAAGGGCGTCGACCCGACGCTGCGCGAGGCGGCCAAGGTCGACGGAGCCAGTGAGACGACGACCTTCTTCCGCGTCATCTTCCCGGTGATGAGGCCGATCAACGTCATCGTCCTGGTGGTCACGGTCATCGAGTCGCTCCGGGCGTTCGACCTCGTGTGGGTCATCAACAAGGGACGCAACGGTCTCGAGCTCATCTCGACGCTGGTGACCCAGAACATCGTGGGGGAGGCGAGCCGGATCGGCTTCGGCTCGGCCCTCGCGACCTTCATGCTCCTCATCTCGTCGGCCTTCATCGTCGTCTACCTGCGCATCATCATGAGGGAGGAACGATGA
- a CDS encoding LLM class flavin-dependent oxidoreductase, with product MHVDAMVDPHAPGAGDFARGAEALGVRALWVPETWGYDALTGLGFLAAQTTRIGLGTFVVQLGSRTPALLATSALSLQHLSGGRFRLGVGVSGPAVMEGWHGVRFHKPVQTTRETIEILRTVSRGDRLVHDGEVFSLPLPDSRGRALRPALEPGHVPVYVAALGPANLRLTGEVADGWLGNAFVPEAAEVFLRPLREGAASAGRMLADLDLVAPVAVEVATDEADSARRGRRHADGYAFTIGAMGTGGANFYAQAFSRLGFADEVDTVARLWQAGDREAAARAVPLEIGTHTNLVGTPEQLAARVAAYREAGITTLLAKLEGSPEARLATLSTLVALVADGDPHG from the coding sequence GTGCACGTCGATGCCATGGTCGACCCGCACGCGCCGGGCGCCGGCGACTTCGCACGGGGCGCGGAGGCGCTGGGTGTGCGGGCCCTGTGGGTACCGGAGACCTGGGGCTACGACGCCCTCACCGGTCTCGGCTTCCTCGCCGCTCAGACCACCCGCATCGGCCTCGGCACCTTCGTCGTGCAGCTCGGCTCGCGCACCCCGGCACTGCTGGCGACGTCGGCCCTGTCGCTGCAGCACCTGTCGGGCGGTCGCTTCCGCCTGGGGGTCGGGGTGTCGGGACCCGCCGTCATGGAGGGGTGGCACGGGGTGCGCTTCCACAAGCCGGTGCAGACCACCCGCGAGACGATCGAGATCCTGCGCACCGTCAGCCGGGGAGACCGGCTCGTCCACGACGGAGAGGTCTTCTCCCTGCCGCTGCCGGACAGCCGTGGCCGGGCACTGCGTCCGGCGCTCGAGCCGGGTCACGTACCCGTCTACGTCGCGGCGCTGGGGCCGGCCAACCTGCGGCTCACCGGTGAAGTGGCCGACGGGTGGCTCGGCAACGCGTTCGTTCCCGAGGCGGCCGAGGTGTTCCTCCGTCCCCTGCGCGAGGGCGCGGCGTCGGCCGGTCGCATGCTGGCCGACCTCGACCTGGTCGCGCCGGTCGCGGTCGAGGTCGCCACCGACGAGGCCGACTCCGCTCGTCGCGGCCGACGGCACGCTGACGGCTACGCCTTCACCATCGGGGCCATGGGCACCGGTGGCGCCAACTTCTACGCGCAGGCGTTCTCCCGCCTGGGGTTCGCCGACGAGGTCGACACGGTGGCCCGGCTGTGGCAGGCCGGCGACCGGGAGGCCGCAGCGCGCGCTGTCCCTCTGGAGATCGGCACGCACACCAACCTCGTCGGCACCCCCGAGCAGCTCGCCGCCCGGGTCGCCGCCTACCGCGAGGCGGGCATCACGACCCTGCTGGCCAAGCTCGAGGGGTCACCCGAGGCCCGTCTAGCCACCCTGTCGACGCTCGTCGCCCTCGTCGCCGACGGCGACCCCCACGGCTGA